A window from Apostichopus japonicus isolate 1M-3 chromosome 2, ASM3797524v1, whole genome shotgun sequence encodes these proteins:
- the LOC139977034 gene encoding thioredoxin domain-containing protein 12-like — MALHEFGFLVVCISLGGLAMASAESLARGFGDNIAWKKLDEGLSLSKESNKPLMLVIHKSWCGACKALKPKFASSLAIENMSPEFVMVNVEDAEEPSDPQYTPDGGYIPRILFLSPDGTVQEQIKNKSGNPKYKYYYSEASQVVLSMREALAHFKGTKTDEL, encoded by the exons ATGGCTTTACATGAGTTTGGTTTTCTTGTTGTGTGTATTTCTCTTGGAGGACTTGCTATGGCGTCTGCGGAGAGCCTTGCAAGAG GATTTGGAGATAATATTGCCTGGAAAAAGTTGGATGAAGGTTTATCACTATCAAAGGAAAG CAATAAACCTCTGATGCTGGTCATTCATAAATCTTGGTGTGGAGCCTGTAAAG cgcTGAAACCAAAGTTTGCAAGTTCTCTAGCAATTGAAAATATGAGTCCAGAATTTGTGATGGTTAATGTTGAG GATGCAGAGGAACCATCAGACCCTCAGTACACCCCTGATGGAGGCTACATTCCTAGAATTCTATTTTTAAGTCCTGATGGGACAGTGCAAGAACAAATTAAGAACAAGTCTGGAAATCCTAAATACAAGTATTATTACTCTGAAGCAAGCCAAG TCGTTCTTTCCATGAGGGAGGCACTCGCACATTTTAAAGGAACCAAAACAGACGAATTGTGA